From a single Marinobacter sp. ANT_B65 genomic region:
- a CDS encoding alpha/beta hydrolase produces the protein MIFGIVWFAMMWFGLMMVVLAAVVVFFLRRKHDARDHNENTTHQQHNASRQQVLAKVGGMHTVAEGLHGRARIKALRSYMDSMSDGLEFISKTRPSANGSPKGEWVMAPGSEPNRRILYIHGGSWIAGSPKSHRTITDRLSRLANASVFALDYRLMPENRYLDGIIDCRQAYLWILGNGPDGKAAADFLVVAGDSAGGSHTLGLLAWIRDQGLQAPDAAIALSPSTELMLTSLGKRANLKTDAMLGPTVEKLARIPLPLLWWGTVLGFRVLPTSPIASPLRGDLHNLPPTLIHVSESELLLENAQRYAAKAQAAGSPVEIETWPDMVHVWHLFTPLLPEAEEAFEHIAEFLARVEAVSEAT, from the coding sequence ATGATTTTCGGAATCGTCTGGTTCGCAATGATGTGGTTTGGCCTGATGATGGTCGTGCTGGCGGCTGTGGTGGTGTTTTTTCTGCGCCGGAAGCACGATGCCAGGGACCACAATGAAAACACCACTCACCAGCAGCACAACGCATCCCGCCAGCAAGTGCTTGCAAAGGTTGGGGGTATGCATACCGTCGCTGAAGGCCTTCACGGTCGCGCGCGGATAAAAGCCCTTCGCAGCTACATGGATAGCATGAGCGATGGTCTGGAATTCATCTCGAAAACCCGCCCCTCAGCAAACGGCTCGCCAAAGGGGGAATGGGTAATGGCACCTGGATCAGAACCCAACCGCCGGATCCTGTACATTCACGGCGGATCCTGGATCGCAGGCAGTCCCAAAAGCCATCGCACCATCACCGACCGACTGTCCAGGCTGGCCAACGCCAGCGTATTCGCCCTTGATTACCGGCTGATGCCGGAAAACCGCTATCTTGACGGTATTATCGACTGTCGGCAGGCGTACCTCTGGATACTCGGGAACGGCCCTGACGGCAAGGCCGCGGCCGATTTTCTGGTGGTCGCCGGGGACTCCGCAGGCGGCAGTCACACACTAGGGCTACTTGCCTGGATAAGAGACCAGGGGCTGCAAGCACCGGATGCCGCTATTGCCCTGTCACCCTCTACCGAACTCATGCTCACCTCGCTGGGCAAACGAGCTAATCTGAAAACCGATGCCATGCTGGGGCCAACCGTCGAGAAGCTGGCACGAATTCCCCTGCCACTATTGTGGTGGGGAACAGTGTTGGGCTTTCGGGTACTGCCCACAAGCCCGATAGCCTCTCCCCTGCGCGGAGACCTCCACAACCTCCCACCCACACTGATTCACGTCAGCGAATCAGAGCTGCTACTGGAAAACGCACAAAGGTATGCAGCAAAAGCACAGGCCGCCGGCTCACCGGTAGAAATCGAAACCTGGCCCGACATGGTTCATGTATGGCATCTGTTTACGCCACTACTGCCGGAAGCAGAAGAAGCATTCGAGCATATAGCGGAATTTCTGGCGCGGGTAGAAGCGGTTTCTGAAGCCACTTAG
- a CDS encoding group II intron maturase-specific domain-containing protein, with the protein MVSLTRFIEDSLKLTVNTRKSAVDRPWKRSFLGFTLSRKGQRLKVASKAITKLKTQIRILSRRTRGHSLAQVIADLKETLLGWKAYFDAAEVLSPLRDLDKWIRRRMRSYVWKQWGRRGYRELRKRGVPVRLTWNTAKSAHGPWRLSHSPALRHALPARLFQSYGLPELAVR; encoded by the coding sequence ATGGTGAGTCTGACGCGCTTTATCGAGGACTCGCTGAAGCTCACAGTGAATACACGAAAGAGCGCGGTAGACCGGCCTTGGAAGCGCAGCTTCCTAGGCTTCACCCTCAGCCGGAAAGGGCAACGCTTGAAGGTGGCCAGCAAAGCCATCACGAAGCTGAAAACCCAGATCCGGATACTGAGCCGCCGAACACGGGGCCACTCACTGGCCCAGGTGATCGCAGATCTAAAAGAGACCCTGCTTGGTTGGAAAGCGTACTTCGACGCAGCCGAAGTGCTGAGCCCGCTGCGGGACCTGGACAAGTGGATAAGGCGGAGAATGAGAAGTTACGTGTGGAAGCAATGGGGCCGAAGAGGGTATCGTGAGCTGAGAAAGCGGGGTGTCCCGGTCAGATTGACCTGGAACACCGCGAAATCAGCTCACGGCCCGTGGCGGCTGAGTCATTCGCCAGCACTGCGGCACGCCTTACCGGCCCGGTTGTTCCAGAGCTATGGACTGCCGGAATTGGCAGTACGGTAA
- the cysT gene encoding sulfate/thiosulfate ABC transporter permease CysT, whose amino-acid sequence MSTADQASAVSPQRWPRSGNRSKRVLPGFGLSLGISLLFISLILMLPLTGLVIEVSAMSFNEFWFVITDPRVVASYKVTALSALAASVFNGAFGLLLAWVLVRYEFPGKRLIDAVVDLPFALPTAVAGITLATLFAANGWYGQWLSKLGIEVAFTPVGIVVAMAFTSLPFVVRTVQPVLEELAPEDEEAAVSLGASDGYVFRKVIFPALWPALMTGVALSFTRSLGEFGAVIFIAGNMPYVSEVTSLMIFVRLQEYDYAAASAIASVILLVSLVMLFAITLWQARYLKRIEGR is encoded by the coding sequence GTGTCTACGGCAGACCAGGCCAGTGCTGTAAGTCCGCAGCGCTGGCCACGGAGCGGAAACCGCAGCAAGCGGGTACTACCGGGGTTCGGCTTGAGCCTCGGTATTTCGCTGCTTTTTATAAGCCTGATACTGATGTTACCGCTCACAGGATTGGTGATTGAAGTATCAGCCATGAGCTTTAACGAGTTCTGGTTTGTAATTACCGATCCGCGGGTAGTCGCTTCCTATAAGGTTACGGCGCTGTCAGCCCTGGCCGCCTCGGTGTTTAACGGTGCTTTCGGGTTGCTGCTGGCCTGGGTGCTGGTGCGTTATGAGTTTCCCGGTAAACGCCTGATTGATGCAGTAGTGGATTTGCCATTTGCTCTTCCCACCGCTGTTGCAGGCATTACCCTGGCTACACTGTTTGCCGCCAACGGCTGGTACGGACAATGGCTGAGCAAGCTGGGGATTGAAGTGGCCTTCACCCCGGTGGGAATAGTGGTAGCAATGGCATTTACCAGCCTGCCCTTTGTGGTGCGCACGGTTCAGCCTGTGCTGGAAGAGCTGGCCCCCGAAGACGAAGAAGCGGCTGTCAGCCTCGGTGCCAGTGATGGCTATGTATTCCGCAAAGTTATATTTCCGGCTTTATGGCCGGCACTGATGACCGGGGTAGCGCTTTCTTTCACCCGAAGCCTTGGTGAGTTCGGTGCCGTTATTTTTATTGCCGGCAACATGCCTTACGTCAGCGAAGTGACCAGCCTGATGATTTTTGTCCGCCTGCAGGAGTACGACTACGCAGCCGCCAGCGCTATTGCCTCGGTAATTCTTCTGGTGTCGCTGGTGATGCTTTTCGCCATTACCCTTTGGCAGGCCCGCTACCTCAAACGCATAGAAGGACGCTGA
- a CDS encoding molecular chaperone DnaJ, producing MPLTFLVIAVTVVALVWLRNQPPSQRKSAILKLAVIASLLILVLLAVTGRLNILFALLVFLFPLLRRFLPSLLMGRMPGLGGSGAKARPGNRSHVSSEILNMTLDHDSGNMSGEVLTGPMAGRALADLGESEFIELLRYCRDQDEDSARLLETYLDRRFGDSWRDDDPADDDSKNGSERDSSGGSGALTESEALDILGLEAGASRDEIIQAHRRVMQKIHPDRGGSNYLAARVNEAKERLLS from the coding sequence GTGCCACTTACGTTTCTGGTTATTGCAGTGACGGTTGTTGCGCTGGTCTGGCTACGTAATCAGCCGCCCAGCCAACGAAAATCCGCTATTCTGAAACTGGCGGTCATTGCCAGCCTTCTGATACTGGTTCTTCTGGCTGTTACCGGCCGCCTGAATATCCTGTTTGCCTTGCTGGTATTCCTGTTTCCCCTGCTACGCCGGTTCTTGCCATCTCTGCTGATGGGGCGGATGCCGGGCCTGGGAGGGAGTGGAGCGAAGGCCAGGCCGGGCAATCGATCCCATGTCTCCAGTGAAATCCTCAATATGACACTGGACCACGACTCCGGAAATATGAGCGGGGAAGTGTTGACAGGACCCATGGCCGGGCGGGCGCTGGCGGATCTTGGTGAAAGTGAATTTATAGAGCTGCTGAGATATTGCCGGGACCAGGATGAAGATTCTGCGCGGCTTCTGGAAACCTATCTGGACCGCCGTTTCGGTGACTCCTGGCGCGATGACGATCCGGCTGACGACGACAGCAAAAATGGAAGTGAGCGCGATAGTTCGGGCGGTAGCGGTGCTCTGACTGAGAGCGAAGCACTGGATATTCTGGGGCTGGAGGCTGGTGCGAGTCGGGATGAGATCATTCAGGCTCACCGCCGGGTGATGCAAAAAATACACCCGGACCGTGGAGGGAGTAATTATCTGGCCGCCCGAGTCAACGAGGCCAAAGAGCGACTGTTGAGCTAA
- a CDS encoding SDR family oxidoreductase: protein MHVFIAGSNGQIGQHLLREMADSDHEARAMIRHPDQGPELQQLGATETVLGDLEKDCSEAMRGCDAVIFAAGSGPHTGPDKTIDVDQDGAIRLIDSASAMGIKRFIIVSSMGAGEPQNGPEKLRHYLQAKHNADEHLINSGLTYTIVRPGQLTNDEGTGKVTVSAKHESVGRISRQDVARVLLAVLDENTAANRVFDVVSGDVPIAEALEKL from the coding sequence ATGCATGTGTTTATTGCAGGGTCCAACGGACAGATAGGGCAACATCTGTTGCGTGAAATGGCAGATAGCGATCACGAGGCCCGGGCTATGATCCGGCATCCGGATCAGGGGCCTGAATTGCAGCAACTGGGCGCCACCGAAACCGTGCTCGGTGATCTGGAAAAGGATTGCAGCGAAGCCATGAGAGGCTGTGATGCAGTCATTTTTGCCGCAGGCTCGGGGCCTCATACCGGGCCGGATAAAACCATAGATGTGGATCAGGATGGTGCCATCCGGCTCATTGATAGTGCCAGCGCCATGGGCATAAAGCGTTTTATCATCGTGAGCAGTATGGGTGCCGGAGAGCCGCAAAACGGGCCTGAAAAACTTCGCCATTATCTGCAGGCCAAGCACAACGCTGACGAGCATCTGATAAACAGTGGCCTGACTTACACTATTGTACGGCCTGGCCAGCTGACTAATGACGAGGGTACAGGCAAGGTTACAGTCAGTGCGAAGCATGAGAGCGTCGGGAGAATTTCACGGCAGGATGTTGCTCGCGTTCTGCTGGCAGTGCTGGATGAGAATACGGCCGCTAACCGGGTTTTTGACGTGGTGTCTGGTGATGTGCCCATAGCTGAGGCACTTGAAAAACTGTAA
- a CDS encoding IS1182 family transposase: MSKAKPRFRPYNHDQDTILVVNYKEQLQPGTFEHAVHYLIQHKLDLSVFYPRYCNKDTGRRAYDPAILLPVILFAYSRGITSSREIQWCCETSVIFKALSCDTAPHFTTLAKFVSSHADEIEELFEQVLLVCDEQGLLGHELFAIDGCKMSSNAAKEWSGTFKELEEKRQKLKRLIRHHLKEHHERDEAETEAELDRDIRRAKTVLSLDESLQKVDRFLKTSSPRMGQGKRRKEVKSNITDNESGKMTTSKGTIQGYNGVATVDKKHQIIIDAQAFGEGQEHHTLQPVLESVEARFRKLGIADNIYQQGTVVTADTGFANEANMKYLHERNINGYIPDNRFRSRDPKFAHQKDKYGKRHQNQPDTGWKDIIPAREFQFDPVTLTCICPAGQELHYEATRTDENGVSRAHFKGRLLQCRYCPKKHQCMQTPASADHRKGSGRQVTFALERNRAPSYTDWMKHRVDSPKGKEIYSHRMSVVEPVFGNIGTNKRLNRFSLRGKKKVQGQWQLYCLVHNIEKLANYGRMAA, encoded by the coding sequence ATGTCCAAAGCCAAGCCCCGCTTCAGGCCCTATAACCACGATCAGGACACTATTCTCGTGGTGAATTATAAAGAGCAGCTCCAACCCGGCACCTTCGAACATGCCGTGCACTACCTGATTCAGCACAAGCTCGATCTGTCGGTTTTTTATCCCCGCTATTGCAACAAGGACACAGGCCGTCGGGCCTACGATCCGGCGATTCTGCTGCCCGTTATTCTGTTTGCCTATTCCCGCGGTATCACCTCCAGCCGGGAGATCCAGTGGTGCTGCGAGACCAGCGTTATTTTCAAAGCCCTGTCCTGCGACACGGCGCCCCATTTCACGACCTTGGCCAAGTTCGTCAGCAGCCATGCTGATGAGATTGAGGAACTGTTCGAACAGGTACTGCTGGTCTGTGACGAGCAGGGCTTGCTGGGCCACGAACTGTTTGCCATCGACGGTTGCAAGATGTCCTCCAATGCCGCCAAAGAATGGTCCGGCACCTTTAAAGAGTTGGAGGAGAAACGCCAGAAACTCAAACGACTCATCCGCCACCACCTGAAAGAACACCACGAACGGGATGAAGCGGAAACCGAAGCCGAACTGGACCGGGATATCCGCCGTGCGAAGACGGTTCTCTCTCTGGACGAGTCTTTGCAGAAAGTAGACCGCTTCCTAAAGACGAGCAGTCCAAGGATGGGCCAAGGGAAACGACGCAAGGAAGTGAAGAGCAACATCACCGATAACGAAAGCGGCAAGATGACCACCAGCAAAGGCACGATCCAGGGCTATAACGGCGTGGCCACGGTGGACAAGAAACACCAGATCATCATCGATGCTCAAGCCTTCGGCGAAGGCCAGGAACACCACACTCTGCAACCGGTTCTGGAAAGTGTCGAAGCCCGATTCAGGAAACTGGGCATCGCGGACAACATTTACCAGCAAGGCACTGTGGTAACCGCCGACACCGGCTTCGCCAACGAAGCCAATATGAAGTACCTGCATGAACGGAATATCAATGGCTACATTCCGGACAACCGGTTCCGCAGCCGGGATCCCAAGTTCGCGCATCAGAAAGACAAATACGGCAAACGTCACCAGAACCAGCCCGACACAGGCTGGAAAGACATCATTCCGGCCCGTGAATTCCAGTTCGATCCGGTCACGCTCACCTGTATCTGCCCGGCAGGGCAAGAGCTTCATTATGAGGCGACTCGCACGGATGAGAATGGTGTCTCCCGTGCCCACTTCAAAGGCCGCCTGCTGCAGTGTCGTTATTGCCCCAAAAAGCACCAGTGCATGCAAACCCCGGCGTCGGCTGACCACCGCAAAGGCAGTGGCAGGCAAGTGACGTTTGCATTAGAGCGCAATCGTGCGCCGAGCTACACCGACTGGATGAAGCATCGGGTGGATAGCCCTAAAGGTAAAGAGATTTACAGTCATCGCATGTCGGTGGTGGAACCCGTGTTCGGCAACATTGGCACCAACAAACGGCTGAACCGGTTCAGTCTCAGGGGTAAGAAGAAGGTGCAGGGCCAGTGGCAGTTGTACTGCTTGGTACACAATATTGAGAAGCTGGCTAATTATGGGCGGATGGCGGCATGA
- a CDS encoding type II toxin-antitoxin system HicB family antitoxin, which translates to MFYPILIQQEGDSAYGVIVPDLPGCHSAGDTFNEAVENAAEAIDFHMETMAEEGIEIPAASDLGELTGNPNYANGVWVMVQVDVVRYLGTAQRINISLPNRLITQIDRFVDTHKAYKDRSKFLADAAMKILHHV; encoded by the coding sequence ATGTTCTATCCCATCCTGATCCAACAAGAAGGGGACAGTGCCTACGGAGTGATTGTGCCGGATCTTCCCGGCTGTCACTCAGCAGGAGATACCTTTAATGAAGCAGTAGAAAATGCAGCAGAAGCGATTGATTTCCATATGGAGACTATGGCGGAAGAGGGAATAGAGATTCCGGCCGCCAGTGATCTAGGAGAGCTAACAGGTAATCCGAATTACGCCAACGGCGTTTGGGTAATGGTTCAAGTCGATGTGGTTCGTTATCTTGGTACAGCCCAACGAATCAATATCTCGCTGCCGAATCGCCTGATTACTCAGATCGACCGCTTCGTGGACACACATAAGGCCTACAAGGATCGATCGAAGTTTTTAGCAGATGCTGCAATGAAAATTTTGCATCACGTTTAA
- a CDS encoding reverse transcriptase domain-containing protein: protein MASAKQLSLPLENPGDEPVSGNRENSHSVQPSPWMARVLSRDNLNRALKQVRRNKGAPGIDGMTLDELPDYLRQHWPEIRQQLLQQTYRPKPVRRVAIPKANGGSRPLGIPTVLDRFIQQAIAQVIQQDWEPRFHPHSYGFRPGRSAHQAVRHGQHCTREGRNWVVDLDLEAFFDRVNHDRLMARLKRHTLDKPLLRLINRYLKAGVQINHHKEPTPEGVPQGGPLSPVLANVVLDELD from the coding sequence ATGGCATCCGCAAAGCAGCTTTCGCTGCCCCTGGAGAATCCAGGGGATGAACCTGTTTCCGGAAATCGGGAAAACTCGCACTCCGTTCAACCCTCACCGTGGATGGCGCGTGTATTGAGCAGGGACAACCTCAATCGCGCGCTGAAACAGGTTCGACGTAACAAAGGAGCGCCGGGCATCGACGGCATGACCCTGGATGAACTGCCAGATTATCTGCGCCAACACTGGCCAGAGATCCGGCAGCAGCTGCTCCAGCAGACCTACAGACCCAAACCGGTCCGTCGGGTCGCCATCCCCAAAGCCAACGGCGGTTCCCGCCCGCTGGGCATTCCTACGGTTCTGGATCGCTTTATTCAGCAGGCGATTGCCCAGGTGATCCAACAGGACTGGGAACCCCGCTTCCACCCGCACAGTTATGGCTTCCGTCCAGGACGCTCTGCGCATCAAGCAGTCCGACACGGACAGCATTGCACTCGGGAAGGCCGTAACTGGGTAGTGGATCTGGACTTGGAAGCCTTCTTCGATCGGGTAAATCATGATCGGCTGATGGCACGGCTGAAACGGCACACGCTGGACAAGCCGCTGCTCAGGCTGATCAACCGATACCTGAAAGCAGGCGTCCAGATCAACCATCACAAAGAGCCTACACCCGAAGGCGTGCCGCAAGGCGGCCCCTTGTCCCCGGTGTTGGCCAACGTGGTGCTGGATGAACTGGACTGA
- the cysP gene encoding thiosulfate ABC transporter substrate-binding protein CysP — MPSIFKGLVTGLALSASLFAQPAVSADRELLNTSYDIARELFAAYNVQFNKYWEEKTGETVEISQSHAGSSKQAQAIIQGLKADVVTFNQVTDIDILHTRGRLIPENWAERLPNNSSPYYSTMAFLVRKGNPKNIENWDDLIKEDVALVMPNPKTSGNGRYTYLAALGYAQDSFGDDQQKIDNFMGDFLGHVKVFDSGGRGATTTFIEREIGDVLLTFESEVLNLADRYDNGEYEVVTPKVSFLAEFPVTWIDEYVKQNKTEDLAKAYLEHLYSEDAQRLLAGFNYRVHNDTVKQETADRFPDVKLLPIDAIAGSWENATKEHFASGGKLDQLQRRK, encoded by the coding sequence ATGCCAAGTATATTCAAAGGCCTGGTTACCGGTCTTGCGCTCAGTGCGTCACTCTTCGCACAACCTGCGGTATCGGCCGATCGCGAACTGCTCAATACGTCCTATGACATTGCCCGGGAACTGTTCGCAGCCTACAACGTGCAGTTCAACAAATACTGGGAAGAGAAAACCGGAGAAACTGTTGAGATCAGCCAGTCCCATGCAGGCTCCTCAAAGCAGGCCCAAGCCATAATCCAGGGGTTGAAAGCCGATGTGGTTACCTTTAATCAGGTTACCGACATTGACATTCTGCACACACGTGGGCGACTGATCCCGGAAAACTGGGCCGAACGCCTGCCCAATAACAGCTCACCTTACTACTCCACGATGGCTTTTCTGGTCCGCAAGGGCAACCCCAAAAATATTGAAAACTGGGACGATCTGATCAAAGAAGATGTCGCTCTGGTTATGCCTAACCCGAAAACCTCAGGAAACGGCCGCTATACCTACCTGGCTGCGCTGGGCTACGCCCAGGACAGCTTTGGCGATGACCAGCAGAAAATCGACAACTTCATGGGGGATTTTCTGGGCCATGTAAAGGTATTTGACAGCGGTGGTCGCGGTGCAACCACGACTTTTATCGAGCGGGAAATCGGTGATGTGCTGCTGACTTTTGAATCGGAAGTGCTGAATCTGGCCGACCGTTACGACAACGGCGAGTATGAGGTGGTAACGCCCAAAGTAAGCTTTCTGGCTGAATTTCCGGTCACCTGGATTGATGAATACGTAAAGCAGAACAAAACTGAAGACCTGGCAAAAGCCTACCTTGAGCATCTGTACAGCGAAGACGCCCAGCGCCTGCTGGCCGGATTCAACTACCGGGTTCACAACGATACAGTAAAACAGGAAACCGCCGACCGCTTTCCTGACGTAAAACTGCTGCCCATCGATGCCATTGCCGGTAGCTGGGAAAACGCCACAAAAGAGCACTTTGCCAGTGGTGGAAAACTCGACCAACTGCAACGCCGGAAGTAA
- a CDS encoding putative quinol monooxygenase, which yields MDEINLLVFIEVLPGKRTEQIEAYKVLKPLVEAEPGCLRYELLADSNDENRFVLVEKWASQEALDAHDNTAHMVAADAHSPTFRAGPARVQKASAVL from the coding sequence ATGGATGAAATCAATCTATTGGTGTTCATAGAAGTTTTGCCGGGTAAGCGTACCGAGCAGATTGAGGCCTATAAGGTGCTCAAACCTCTAGTCGAGGCAGAGCCTGGCTGCCTGCGGTACGAGTTGCTTGCTGACTCCAATGACGAGAATAGGTTTGTTCTTGTCGAAAAATGGGCCTCGCAAGAGGCTCTTGATGCTCACGATAATACTGCACATATGGTGGCTGCGGATGCCCACAGTCCAACATTCCGTGCAGGGCCTGCAAGGGTTCAGAAAGCCAGTGCCGTACTCTAA
- the cysW gene encoding sulfate ABC transporter permease subunit CysW: MHSSHSSRHRRVGDGPVIKWLLTGIALAVTVGLLIMPLLVIFVEALGAGWSTLADNLLDQYTLHAIGLTLFVAALTVPLNLIFGTALAWLVTRFRFPGRKLLITLIDIPFAVSPVVAGLLYLLLYGRNGWIGSWLADYDVQLMFSWPGIVMVTIFVTCPFVARELIPLMQQQGSEEEEAGVVLGASGWRIFRTITLPNIKWALIYGVVLTNARAVGEFGAVSVVSGNIRGQTNTLPLHVELLYQDYNIVGAFASASLLACIAVFTLAAKGFVEWRQARVLNRQQSEETI, from the coding sequence ATGCACAGCTCCCATTCCTCCAGGCACCGCCGGGTTGGCGATGGTCCGGTTATAAAATGGCTGCTGACAGGCATTGCCCTGGCCGTCACTGTTGGTTTGCTGATAATGCCTTTGCTGGTTATTTTTGTTGAGGCCCTGGGAGCCGGCTGGAGCACCTTGGCAGACAACCTTCTTGATCAGTACACATTACATGCCATCGGCCTGACACTGTTTGTAGCCGCGCTCACGGTTCCCCTCAACCTGATATTTGGCACTGCTCTGGCCTGGCTGGTAACACGTTTTCGTTTCCCCGGCCGAAAACTGCTGATAACACTGATCGACATCCCGTTTGCAGTGTCCCCGGTTGTTGCCGGTCTGCTGTACCTGTTGCTATACGGTCGCAATGGCTGGATTGGCAGTTGGCTGGCTGACTACGACGTGCAGCTGATGTTTTCCTGGCCCGGAATTGTAATGGTCACGATTTTTGTCACCTGCCCGTTTGTAGCCCGTGAACTCATACCGCTGATGCAGCAACAGGGCAGCGAGGAAGAAGAAGCCGGCGTGGTGCTGGGCGCTTCAGGCTGGCGCATCTTCCGTACGATCACCCTGCCCAACATCAAATGGGCACTGATATACGGCGTAGTGCTCACTAATGCCCGGGCCGTGGGTGAATTTGGCGCTGTATCGGTGGTATCAGGCAATATCCGCGGGCAAACCAACACACTCCCCCTGCACGTTGAGCTGCTGTATCAGGATTACAATATTGTTGGCGCCTTTGCCAGCGCTTCGCTACTGGCATGTATTGCTGTATTTACACTCGCAGCCAAAGGCTTTGTTGAATGGCGACAGGCCCGTGTTCTGAACCGCCAGCAATCAGAGGAGACCATATAA
- a CDS encoding sulfate/molybdate ABC transporter ATP-binding protein, producing MSITVDGINKRFGKYQALNNVSLDIPEGKLTALLGPSGSGKTTLLRIIAGLESSDSGRISFSGKDVTGLHVRDRNIGFVFQHYALFRHMTVAQNIAFGLDSLPRNKRPPKAEIQARVSELLDMIQLPHLAQRYPAQLSGGQKQRVALARAIATRPKILLLDEPFGALDAKVRKDLRRWLRNLHDEFHFTSIFVTHDQEEALELSDQVVVMSQGNVEQVNEPIELYARPDSRFVFDFLGQVNALSGTVEHGRLSQGKAWVSLPGIRHQGDAQLYLRPHEVRLATSPDPRANLPLRIEAVSLIGSEVRIELSPVGWHSESSDDIWEVGITHAEFNQQRPTRGDLRYAVPEVGHLFTGEDTRPSPVNWAEATHSQARTLCPS from the coding sequence ATGAGCATCACAGTTGATGGCATCAACAAGCGTTTTGGTAAGTATCAGGCGCTGAACAACGTCTCTCTCGACATCCCGGAAGGCAAGCTGACCGCCTTGCTAGGACCCTCCGGTTCAGGAAAAACCACCCTGTTGCGCATTATCGCCGGGCTGGAATCTTCCGATAGCGGGCGTATCAGCTTCTCAGGCAAGGACGTAACAGGCCTTCACGTGCGTGATCGCAACATAGGTTTTGTCTTCCAGCACTACGCCCTGTTCCGCCACATGACAGTAGCGCAAAACATTGCGTTTGGCCTGGACTCGCTTCCACGGAACAAACGCCCACCCAAGGCGGAGATTCAGGCCCGCGTCAGTGAACTGCTGGATATGATACAACTGCCGCACCTGGCACAGCGTTATCCTGCGCAACTGTCCGGCGGCCAAAAGCAGCGCGTTGCTCTTGCCCGCGCCATTGCAACACGACCAAAAATTCTGCTGCTGGACGAACCTTTCGGCGCGCTGGACGCCAAGGTGCGTAAAGACCTCCGCCGCTGGCTGCGCAATCTGCACGATGAGTTCCACTTCACCAGTATATTTGTGACCCACGATCAGGAAGAAGCTTTGGAATTGTCTGATCAGGTAGTGGTTATGAGCCAGGGTAATGTAGAGCAGGTGAATGAACCTATCGAACTCTACGCCCGCCCTGACAGTCGCTTTGTATTCGACTTCCTCGGGCAGGTAAATGCGCTGTCCGGTACAGTTGAGCATGGCCGCCTGAGCCAGGGCAAAGCCTGGGTGAGCCTTCCGGGGATCAGGCACCAAGGCGATGCACAGCTTTATCTGCGCCCCCATGAAGTCCGCCTGGCCACATCCCCTGACCCGCGCGCCAATCTGCCGCTGCGCATTGAGGCCGTCAGCCTGATTGGCTCAGAGGTGCGCATTGAACTCAGTCCGGTAGGCTGGCACAGCGAAAGCTCAGACGATATCTGGGAAGTGGGCATCACCCACGCAGAATTTAATCAACAGCGCCCCACTCGCGGCGACCTGCGGTATGCGGTGCCAGAAGTCGGGCATCTGTTCACCGGCGAAGATACCCGTCCATCACCTGTTAACTGGGCAGAGGCAACACACAGTCAGGCCCGGACACTTTGCCCATCTTGA
- a CDS encoding type II toxin-antitoxin system HicA family toxin, protein MDSRKLVKMIEADGWQLIRTRGSHQQFKHPEKLGLVTIPHPKKDLPTGTVKSILKQAGL, encoded by the coding sequence ATGGATAGTCGGAAACTTGTCAAGATGATCGAAGCAGATGGTTGGCAGCTCATTCGAACGAGGGGGAGCCATCAACAGTTCAAGCACCCAGAAAAGCTTGGACTGGTGACGATTCCCCATCCAAAGAAAGATCTTCCAACTGGCACTGTTAAGAGCATCTTGAAGCAAGCCGGGCTTTAA
- a CDS encoding type II toxin-antitoxin system RelE/ParE family toxin, with amino-acid sequence MIISFKCKDTEKLATGRRIRRFVNYERVALRKIRQLQAASQLDDLKVPPGNMLEPLHGDRQGQHSIRINKQFRVCFRWTKAGAEEVEIVDYH; translated from the coding sequence ATGATCATATCGTTCAAGTGTAAGGATACCGAGAAGCTGGCAACTGGTCGCCGCATCAGGCGTTTTGTCAATTATGAGCGTGTTGCCTTGAGGAAAATTCGGCAACTCCAGGCTGCGAGCCAGTTGGATGATTTGAAAGTACCGCCCGGAAATATGTTGGAGCCATTGCATGGTGACCGCCAAGGTCAGCACAGCATTCGAATCAACAAACAGTTCCGGGTTTGCTTCCGCTGGACCAAGGCCGGCGCGGAAGAGGTCGAAATTGTTGATTACCATTAG